In one Molothrus ater isolate BHLD 08-10-18 breed brown headed cowbird chromosome 6, BPBGC_Mater_1.1, whole genome shotgun sequence genomic region, the following are encoded:
- the TMEM258 gene encoding transmembrane protein 258, producing the protein MGKRLALAAPRSRPHFHFRRQRGADVRRRERSRRVAAGTGDMELEAMSRYTSPVNPAVFPHLTVVLLAIGMFFTAWFFVYEVTSTKYTRDIYKELLISLVASLFMGFGVLFLLLWVGIYV; encoded by the exons ATGGGGAAGCGGCTCGCGCTCGCCGCGCCTCGTTCCCGCCCTCACTTCCACTTCCGGCGGCAGAGGGGGGCGGACGtgcggcggcgggagcggagcCGACGTGTCGCAGCAGGGACCGGCGACATG GAGCTGGAGGCGATGAGCAGATATACGAGCCCGGTGAACCCGGCCGTGTTCCCGCACCTCACCGTGGTGCTGCTGGCCATCGGCATGTTCTTCACCGCCTGGTTCTTCGT CTACGAGGTGACATCCACCAAGTACACCCGGGACATCTACAAGGAGCTGCTGATCTCGCTGGTGGCCTCGCTGTTCATGGGCTTCGGCgtcctgttcctgctgctctgggtcGGGATCTACGTCTGA
- the FEN1 gene encoding flap endonuclease 1, which translates to MGIHGLAKLIADVAPGAIRENDIKSYFGRKVAIDASMSIYQFLIAVRQGADVLQNEDGETTSHLMGMFYRTIRMVENGIKPVYVFDGKPPQLKSGELAKRTERRAEAEKHLQEAQEAGEEENIEKYSKRLVKVTPQHTQECKKLLTLMGIPYVEAPGEAEASCAALVKAGKVYAAATEDMDCLTFGSPVLMRHLTASETKKLPIQEFHLNRILQDLQLTWEQFVDLCILLGCDYCGSIRGIGPKRAVELIREHKSIERIVQQLDTKKYPLPENWLHKEAQKLFLEPDVIDPEAVELKWGEPDEEQLVQFMCGEKQFNEERIRNGVKRLSKSRQGSTQGRLDDFFKVTGSITSAKRKEPEPKGGAKKKAKTNSKPNGTPATKSKKAK; encoded by the coding sequence atgGGAATCCATGGCTTGGCCAAGCTTATTGCCGACGTGGCTCCTGGGGCCATCCGGGAGAACGACATCAAGTCCTACTTTGGCCGGAAAGTGGCCATCGACGCCTCCATGAGCATCTACCAGTTCCTGATCGCCGTGCGGCAGGGAGCTGATGTGCTCCAGAACGAGGACGGGGAGACCACCAGCCACCTGATGGGAATGTTCTACCGCACCATCCGCATGGTGGAGAACGGCATCAAGCCGGTGTACGTGTTCGACGGGAAGCCCCCGCAGCTGAAATCCGGGGAGCTGGCCAAGCGCACGGAGCGCCGGGCCGAGGCAGAGAAGCACCTGCAGGAAGCGCAGGAGGCCGGGGAGGAGGAGAACATTGAGAAGTACAGCAAGAGGCTGGTCAAGGTGACCCCGCAGCACACGCAGGAGTGCAAGAAGCTGCTGACCCTGATGGGAATTCCCTACGTGGAGGCACCCGGCGAGGCCGAGGCCAGCTGTGCCGCCCTGGTGAAGGCTGGGAAGGTGTATGCCGCCGCCACGGAGGACATGGATTGCCTCACCTTCGGCAGCCCCGTGCTGATGCGGCACCTCACGGCCAGCGAGACCAAGAAGCTGCCCATCCAGGAGTTCCACCTGAACCGGATCCTGCAGGATCTGCAGCTGACCTGGGAGCAGTTTGTGGACCTGTGCATCCTGCTGGGCTGCGACTACTGCGGCAGCATCCGCGGCATCGGGCCGAAGCGCGCCGTGGAGCTCATCCGGGAGCACAAATCCATCGAGAGGATCGTGCAGCAGCTCGACACCAAGAAGTACCCCCTGCCTGAGAACTGGCTGCACAAGGAGGCCCAGAAGCTCTTCCTGGAGCCCGACGTGATCGATCCCGAGGCCGTGGAGCTGAAGTGGGGCGAGCCGGACGAGGAGCAGCTGGTGCAGTTCATGTGCGGGGAGAAGCAGTTCAACGAGGAGCGCATCCGCAACGGCGTCAAGAGGCTGAGCAAGAGCCGCCAGGGGAGCACCCAGGGCCGGCTCGACGACTTCTTCAAGGTCACCGGCTCCATCACCTCGGCCAAGCGCAAGGAGCCGGAGCCCAAGGGAGGGGCCAAGAAGAAAGCCAAGACCAACTCCAAGCCCAACGGCACCCCGGCCACAAAGAGTAAAAAGGCAAAGTAA
- the LOC118687019 gene encoding LOW QUALITY PROTEIN: cobalamin binding intrinsic factor-like (The sequence of the model RefSeq protein was modified relative to this genomic sequence to represent the inferred CDS: substituted 1 base at 1 genomic stop codon): MAYSMAVLLALASATVTQGCSECQSSCSGTADRPVTLHRDEWMMHRAPGDLPSVAEGCQATVTHDHLVQKLLQRMEKSVKFDEPPNPSILLAMNLAGATHGHVHNWLLQEIKKDAVERAQTDLTSGQVALYVLALLSSCQDPRCVHARGKTINLIPILKQKMNEEISKNGTQGLITWYTESLDILALCLVKEYDYRDAVKAVAEELLKHESSPNVDTRAMAVLALVCAYNHTDKPHLIHDALKAVTNDFLDEQERHNGMIGNIYSMGLALQALETLSEFYAPRKWDRAQAFSVVYNHDYQQPMAIAQVLPPLVGKSYLNAGGWGCAATNRMSPHQQLPLSPVLGTTAIPTWSXPRGASITVQFSITNTLKNYFHYSTSVCVPDNSKLLQVMKVARNEKPDNFCFKTKKTSWGPFVTSIHGLAGNETERTYWQFFSCWSPLQEGVGTYKPKNWEHIQAVFSTY, translated from the exons ATGGCTTACAGCATGGCagtcctgctggccctggcaaGTGCCACGGTCACGCAGGGCTGCAGCGAGTGTCAGTCCTCCTGCAGTGGCACCGCGGACAGACCGGTGACACTGCACAGGGACGAGTGGATGATGCACAGGGCTCCTGGTGACCTGCCCTCAGTGGCAGAGGGGTGCCAGGCTACAGTCACCCACGACCACCTGGtccagaagctgctgcagcGCATGGAGAAATCCGTCAAGTTTGACGAGCCACCAAATCCCAGCATCCTGCTGGCCATGAACCTGGCTGGAGCCACCCACGGCCATGTCCACAactggctgctccaggagatCAAGAAGGATGCAGTGGAGAGAGCCCAGACag ACCTGACCTCGGGACAAGTGGCTCTGTACGTCCTcgccctcctctcctcctgccaggaCCCCCGATGTGTCCATGCCAGGGGGAAGACTATCAACCTGATCCCCATTCTGAAGCAGAAGATGAATGAGGAGATAAGCAAAAACGGTACACAGGGAT TGATCACCTGGTACACAGAGAGCCTGGACATCCTGGCCCTGTGCCTGGTGAAGGAATATGACTACCGAGATGCAGTCAAGGCTGTGGCCGAGGAGTTGCTGAAACATGAGAGCTCCCCCAATGTGG ACACACGGGCCATGGCGGTGCTGGCGCTGGTGTGCGCCTACAACCACACGGACAAGCCGCATCTGATCCATGATGCACTAAAGGCGGTGACCAACGATTTTCTGGATGAGCAAGAAAGGCACAATGGCATGATTGGGAATATCTACAGCATGGGCCTGGCCCTGCAG GCTCTGGAGACCTTGAGTGAGTTTTACGCCCCTCGGAAGTGGGACCGTGCCCAGGCCTTTAGCGTGGTCTACAACCACGACTACCAACAGCCCATGGCCATAGCCCAGGTGCTGCCTCCCCTGGTGGGCAAGTCATACCTGAACGCAGGtgggtggggctgtgctgccaccaaCAGAATGTCCCCACACCAACAGCTGCCCCTgtctccagtgctggggacaaCTGCAATTCCAACCTGGAGCTGACCCCGTGGGG CTTCCATCACGGTGCAGTTCTCCATCACCAACACGCTGAAGAATTACTTCCACTACTCCACCTCGGTGTGTGTCCCAGATAACTCCAAGCTGCTCCAGGTGATGAAGGTGGCAAGGAATGAGAAACCTGACAACTTTTG CTTCAAGACAAAGAAGACATCCTGGGGTCCCTTTGTGACCTCCATCCACGGGCTGGCTGGCAATGAAACCGAAAGGACCTACTGGCAGTTCTTCAGCTGCTGGAGTCCCCTCCAGGAAG GGGTTGGCACctacaaaccaaaaaactggGAGCACATCCAGGCCGTCTTCAGCACCTACTGA